A single Camelus bactrianus isolate YW-2024 breed Bactrian camel chromosome 1, ASM4877302v1, whole genome shotgun sequence DNA region contains:
- the THPO gene encoding thrombopoietin: protein MELTELLLVVILLLTARLTLSSPAPPACDPRLLNKLLRDSHVLHSRLSQCPDINPLSTPVLLPAVDFSLGEWKTQTEQTKAQDVLGAATLLLEAVMAARGQLGPSCLSSLLVQLSGQVRLLLGALQGLLGTQLPPQGRITAHKDPSAIFLSFQQLLRGKVRFLLLVMGPTLCAKRAPPATAVLSSTSPFLTLNKLPNRTFGLLETNSSVSARTTGSGLLKRLQGFIAKIPSLLNQTSRSSGRIPGHLNRTHRPLNGIHGLFPGPSSRALGAPGIPLGTSDMGSPPPYLQPGDSPSPAHPPPGQYTLFSPSPPLPIPMVQLQPLLPDPSAITPNSTSPLLVAAHPHFRNLSQGE from the exons ATGGAGCTGACTG AATTGCTCCTCGTGGTCATACTTCTCCTAACTGCAAGACTAACTTTGTCCAGCCCGGCTCCTCCTGCTTGTGACCCCCGACTACTAAATAAACTGCTTCGTGACTCCCACGTCCTTCACAGCAGACTG AGCCAGTGCCCAGACATTAACCCTTTGTCCACACCTGTCCTGCTGCCTGCTGTGGACTTCAGCTTGGGAGAATGGAAAACCCAGACG GAGCAGACCAAGGCACAGGACGTTCTGGGAGCGGCGACCCTTCTGCTGGAGGCAGTGATGGCAGCACGGGGACAACTGGGACCCAGCTGCCTCTCATCCCTGCTGGTGCAGCTTTCTGGACAGGTCCGCCTCCTCCTTGGGGCCCTACAGGGCCTCCTTGGAACCCAG CTTCCTCCACAGGGCAGGATCACAGCTCACAAGGATCCCAGTGCCATCTTCCTGAGCTTCCAACAACTGCTCCGAGGAAAGGTGCGTTTCCTGCTGCTTGTAATGGGGCCCACCCTCTGTGCCAAGCGGGCCCCACCCGCCACAGCTGTCCTGAGCAGCACCTCTCCATTCCTCACCCTGAACAAGCTCCCAAACAGGACTTTTGGATTGCTGGAGACAAACTCCAGTGTCTCAGCCAGAACTACTGGCTCTGGACTTCTGAAGAGACTGCAGGGATTCATAGCCAAGATTCCCAGTCTACTAAACCAAACATCCAGGTCTTCAGGCCGAATCCCTGGACACCTGAACAGGACACACAGACCCTTGAATGGGATTCATGGACTCTTTCCTGGACCCTCCTCCAGGGCCCTAGGAGCCCCGGGAATTCCTCTAGGAACTTCAGACATGGGCTCCCCACCACCCTACCTTCAGCCTGGAGATTCTCCTTCCCCAGCCCATCCTCCTCCTGGACAATacaccctcttctctccttcacccCCCTTACCCATCCCCATGGTCCAGCTCCAACCCCTCCTTCCTGACCCCTCTGCTATCACACCCAACTCTACCAGTCCTCTTCTAGTTGCAGCCCATCCTCACTTCCGGAATCTGTCTCAGGGAGAGTAA
- the POLR2H gene encoding DNA-directed RNA polymerases I, II, and III subunit RPABC3: MAGILFEDIFDVKDIDPEGKKFDRVSRLHCESESFKMDLILDVNIQIYPVDLGDKFRLVIASTLYEDGTLDDGEYNPTDDRPSRADQFEYVMYGKVYRIEGDETSTEAATRLSAYVSYGGLLMRLQGDANNLHGFEVDSRVYLLMKKLAF, from the exons ATGGCGGGCATCCTGTTTGAGGATATTTTTGATGTGAAAGACATTGATCCAGAGGGCAAGAAGTTTGACCGAG TGTCTCGACTGCACTGTGAGAGCGAATCTTTCAAGATGGACCTCATCTTAGATGTAAACATTCAGATTTACCCTGTAGACCTGG GTGACAAGTTCCGGTTGGTCATAGCCAGTACCTTGTATGAAGATGGTACTCTGGATGATGGTGAATATAACCCCACAGATGATAGGCCTTCCAG GGCTGACCAATTTGAGTACGTAATGTATGGGAAAGTGTATAGGATTGAGGGAGATGAAACTTCTACCGAAGCAGCAACACGCCT CTCTGCCTACGTGTCCTATGGGGGCCTGCTCATGAGGCTGCAGGGTGATGCCAACAACCTGCATGGATTTGAAGTGGATTCCAGAGTTTATCTGCTGATGAAGAAACTGGCATTTTGA